TATATGTAGTTGTAGCTTTTGGACAAATTCTTCCTAAAGAGATTTTAGAACAGCCAAAATTGGGATGTTGGAACAGTCACGCTTCATTACTACCTCAATGGAGAGGGGCTGCACCAATTCAATGGAGCATCCTTAATGATGACGCAAAGACAGGTATTTGTATTATGTCAATGGAAGAAGGTTTAGATACAGGGCCCGTTATTGAACAAGAGGTAACCCTGATTGATGATTCAGATAACCTAGAGATACTTTCAAATAGACTATCGAAAATGTCATCAAGGCTATTAGTAAAATCACTTGAAAGAATAGGGCTTGCCAAAGGTTTAAATATATCTTCAATTCTATATGAATTAAAAGCTATTGATCAATCAGATATATATGCAAAACCGAGTTATGCAAGACAAATAACAAAAGAAGATTATTTAATAAATTGGAACCAAGAAGCAAGGAAAATCATGAAGAGAATACAGGGACTTTATCCAAATGCATATTCGTTATATAATGGTAAAAGAGTAAAAATTTTAGAGGCAAATATATTAGATAATAAAGAGTGTTATTCAGATAAAAATAATCTTGATTTAATAGATAAAATTGTTCCTGGAGAAATTCTAGTGGTAAGTAAACAAACAGGAATAACGATAATGTGTAGTGATTATCCAATTCAAATTAAATATGGTCAACTAGAAGGTAAAAAAGCAACTGACAGTTATACGTTATCAGTTCAATCTAATATGTTGGTTAGCAATATTTTTGGAAGCTAGATTTTAAATATCAGATCCTTTTCTAGAAAAACCCCAAAGAAATAGAAATAACATTATTAGGAAAAATAAGTATTCTGGTAAGATTAATTGGTTAAATAATAATTGGATTATTAACTTCATTCCAATAATACCGACTGCGATATAACCAGCTTTTTCAAGATTAATATAGATCTGTAACCATTTAATAAATAAACCTGAGGTGAACCTTAATGCAATAACTCCGATGATTGCTCCTGTAATAACTAAAAGAAATTGATCACTGATTGCTACCGCAGCAGTAATACTATCAATTGAAAAGGCTAAATCAGTTACTGACAATAAAAGAATAACCTTAAAAAGTGATTTTATACCAGTTGAATTATCATCATTAATTGATTCATTATTGTTTTTAGAAATCAATTTAGTAATTGATAAAGATAATAAATAAATACCACCAATTAACTTTACTGGCCAAAAGTTTAAGAAGAATTGTGCAGTAAGAATTACAAATATTCTTAAGATTAAAGCTATAAATATCCCTATATTGAGTGCTCTCTTCTGAAGATCAATATTATTAAGATTCTTTGTTATTGAGGCTAGTGCTACAGCATTATCTGCAGATAAAATAAGTTCTAAAGATATAATTATTGGTAAAAGAGGTGCCAACTCAACCCATCTATCGATACCATCAAGTAAAGGAGTTAATGACCTAAGAGATGCTGAATCCATTAAATTACGAATAAAGAGCTATTTGCACTACCTGTTTGGTATATGTTAACGCTAATAATTTTATTTAGGCTAATTTAGAAGAGTTATGAGAATTGAATCTAAACTTTGCCACCTAACAGACAATAAAGCAGTTGTGCAAGTGAATGGATGGCTTAATGAAAAAAGCCTTGGAAGTGCGCTCGCCGAAGGACCCACAGTTGAAGTTGCTGAAGATAAAGCTATATTAAGACTTAATTTAAGAATTAATGGAGGATCAAATAATGAAACAACTCAATTACCAGGCCCTGAGAACATAATCAAAAAACCACTAAAAGCTGAATTACCCAAAAATGAGATAGTTGCTAATAGCAATTCAAATATTGAACCTAGTGATTGGAGTAACGAACTAACAGCAATAGATTTAGAAATTAAACGGTTAAAATGGTCTAGAGAAGATGAAATAAATTTTCTAGAAAAAAGCTTAGGTTATAATAACCGTAATAAAATAACCAATTACAATGATATATTAAAGTATCTTAGTCTATTGAAAAATACAGATAACAAAAATCAATCTACAAAATATAATGTAAATATTAATTATTTAATAACTGAATCAGACAATATACTTAATGATTTGTCATGGAATCACGTACAGGGTAGAGAATTTTTACAAAAAGAGTTTAATGTTTCAACTAGAAAGGAACTTAATGAAAAACAATTAATCTCATTTGTTGAAAAGCTTAAATCCATTCGAAATAAATATCTAGTTGATTAAATCATCTAAAATGACAAATTAAATGTTATGGTAATCAAAATGATTTAAGTAAAAAGAGTAGTGTCATTAGAATCAATTGCAAAGAATTTAGAAAATCATCAGTTAACAAATGAGTTGATTGGAAGAACATATAGAGATGAAAGATTAATATTAACTGGAGCTTCCCGAACAGCAAAAGCATTAATCACAACATCTCTTGCTAAAAATGAATCTAAAAAATTATTAGTAATTGTACCAACATTAGAGGATGCAACAAGGTGGTTTCCACTTGTAAAAGATTGCGGATGGTCTAAAACATGTTTATATCCTACGAGCGAAGTCTCACCCTATGATTCTACACAAGTAACCTCAGAGATCGTATGGGGACAATTACAAGTACTCAGCGATATATTGGAATTAAAAGATGATGAGAATATCGCAATTATTGCTACGGAAAGATCATTACAACCACATTTACCTCCATTTGAATATCTTAAATCAAAGTGTATCAAATTGTCCGTTGGTGAGGAAGTTAACTTAAGTCAATTATCATTCAAATTAAGTGAATGTGGATACAAGAAATCAAACAATATAGATCAAGAAGGAACATGGACACGACGTGGTGACATAATTGATATTTATCCAGTTAGCAGTGAATTACCAATTAGATTGGAGTTATTTGGTGATCATTTAGAAAAGATTAAAGAATTTGATCCAATATCCCAAAGATCTTTGGATAAAATTGATAAAGTATGTATTACTCCTACTGGTTTTGATCCACTAATAATTAATAAGCTTAAATCAATTAATGATAAAGATATTTCAATATTATTTTCAGATGAGGAATACTCAGAGTTGGTTAATTCCGATACATTATCATCTGCAAGAAAATATCTAGGAGTTGCTTTCGACAAGCCTTCATCATTATTAAATTACTTGGATAGTAATACATTTATAGTAGTAGATGAAAGGTTGCAAAGTTTATCTCATGGAAAGGCTTGGTTCAACATCGTTAACGAAAATTTTATAGAATTAATTAATAATTCTAAAGAAAGCAACTTATTAAGAAAAATATTCAAGCCTAATCTTCATATAAATATTAATGATATATTTAAAACATTGGATAATTATAAAGGGATAGATATATGCGATCTAGAAGACACAAACTCTAAAGAAAATGTTTTTAATATTTCAAGTAAAAGTCATAAATGGCTCCCAAATCAATATGGAAAAATTAGTTTATCATTAAAAGATTATATTATACAAAAATATTCTATCTGGATAGTTTCAGCGCAACCTAGTCGTGTAGTTTCTCTCTTAGAAGAACATGAATGTATTTCAAAGTTTATACCTAATAATAGTGACTTTAACTCTATAAAAAGTCTTTTAGATGATAATATTCCAGTTTCAATTAAAAATAATAATGAAGGTGAAATCGAAGGATTTTGTCTTCCAGCATGGAAGATTGCACTAATAACCGATAAGGAATTCTTTGGTCAACATAATATTTCTAATACTGGTTATATAAGAAGAAGAAAGCAATCTCAAAGTAAAAAAATAGATCCGAATAAAATGAAACCTGGCGACTATGTTGTTCATCGTAATCATGGTATAGGGTTGTTTCAAAATATTCAAAAATTAAATATAAATGGCGAGTCAAGAGATTACCTTGTAATCAAATATATGGATGGAAAACTAAGTGTTGCTGCTGATCAACTTGGTAGTTTAGGTAGATACAGAAGTTCTAATTCTAAGACTCCTACTATTAGTAAACTAGGTGGAGCAAATTGGAATAAAATAAAAGAAAAAGCGAAGAAATCTGTTAAAAAAATTGCTATTGATTTAATTAAGTTATATGCTGAAAGAAGTAAAGAAAAAGGTTATAAGTTTCCAAACGATGGGCCTTGGCAAAGCGAGTTAGAGGATTCATTTCCATACCAATTAACACCAGATCAGGCAAAAGCTACAATTCAAGTTAAATCAGATATGGAAAGTGATAAGCCTATGGATAGATTAGTTTGTGGTGATGTTGGATTTGGCAAAACAGAAGTTGCAATTAGAGCAATATTTAAAGCAATAACCTCAGGGAAACAAATAGCATTATTAGCTCCAACAACAGTATTATCGCAACAACATTGGAGAACAATTTCTGATAGATTCGCCCCTTACCCAATAAAAGTATCATTACTTAATAGATTTAAAACTACTAGTGAAAGAAAACAAATTGTAAGTGGACTTAAAGATGGACAAATTGATGCTGTTGTTGGTACTCATCAGCTCTTGAACAAAAAATTAATTTATAAAGACTTGGGACTTCTAGTTATTGATGAAGAACAACGTTTTGGAGTTAATCAAAAGGAAAAAATAAAGGAGTTAAAAAAAAGTGTAGATGTATTAACTTTATCTGCAACTCCTATACCACGAACACTCTATATGAGTCTTTCTGGTGTTCGTGAAATGAGTTTAATAACGACACCTCCTCCTTTACGTAGACCAATTAAAACTCATTTAGCACCACTGGATAATGAGATTATAAGAAGTGCTATTTCACAGGAGATCGACAGAGGTGGTCAAATATTTTATATTGTTCCGCGAATTAAGGGTATAGAATATGTAGCTGATAAATTAAAAGTAATGATACCAAATGTCAAATTATTGATAGCACACGGGCAAATGGAGGAAGGAGCATTAGAGAATGCAATGTTGGCATTTAATGCTGGCGAAGCAGATATATTACTCTGTACAACAATTGTCGAAAGTGGATTAGATATTCCAAGAGTAAATACCATTTTAATTGAAGATTCTCACAAATTTGGGTTATCTCAACTTTATCAATTGAGAGGCAGAGTAGGGCGTAGTGGAGTTCAGGCACACGCATGGTTGTTTTATCCAAGCGAAGAGAAATTAAATGAGACGTCTAAACAACGATTAAAGGCCATAAAAGAATTTAGTGATTTGGGTAGTGGTTATCAATTAGCCATGAGGGATATGGAAATTAGAGGCGTTGGAAATATTTTAGGTATTGAACAAAGCGGACAAATGGAAACAATTGGATTTGATTTGTATATGGA
This is a stretch of genomic DNA from Prochlorococcus marinus str. MIT 0912. It encodes these proteins:
- the mfd gene encoding transcription-repair coupling factor, producing the protein MSLESIAKNLENHQLTNELIGRTYRDERLILTGASRTAKALITTSLAKNESKKLLVIVPTLEDATRWFPLVKDCGWSKTCLYPTSEVSPYDSTQVTSEIVWGQLQVLSDILELKDDENIAIIATERSLQPHLPPFEYLKSKCIKLSVGEEVNLSQLSFKLSECGYKKSNNIDQEGTWTRRGDIIDIYPVSSELPIRLELFGDHLEKIKEFDPISQRSLDKIDKVCITPTGFDPLIINKLKSINDKDISILFSDEEYSELVNSDTLSSARKYLGVAFDKPSSLLNYLDSNTFIVVDERLQSLSHGKAWFNIVNENFIELINNSKESNLLRKIFKPNLHININDIFKTLDNYKGIDICDLEDTNSKENVFNISSKSHKWLPNQYGKISLSLKDYIIQKYSIWIVSAQPSRVVSLLEEHECISKFIPNNSDFNSIKSLLDDNIPVSIKNNNEGEIEGFCLPAWKIALITDKEFFGQHNISNTGYIRRRKQSQSKKIDPNKMKPGDYVVHRNHGIGLFQNIQKLNINGESRDYLVIKYMDGKLSVAADQLGSLGRYRSSNSKTPTISKLGGANWNKIKEKAKKSVKKIAIDLIKLYAERSKEKGYKFPNDGPWQSELEDSFPYQLTPDQAKATIQVKSDMESDKPMDRLVCGDVGFGKTEVAIRAIFKAITSGKQIALLAPTTVLSQQHWRTISDRFAPYPIKVSLLNRFKTTSERKQIVSGLKDGQIDAVVGTHQLLNKKLIYKDLGLLVIDEEQRFGVNQKEKIKELKKSVDVLTLSATPIPRTLYMSLSGVREMSLITTPPPLRRPIKTHLAPLDNEIIRSAISQEIDRGGQIFYIVPRIKGIEYVADKLKVMIPNVKLLIAHGQMEEGALENAMLAFNAGEADILLCTTIVESGLDIPRVNTILIEDSHKFGLSQLYQLRGRVGRSGVQAHAWLFYPSEEKLNETSKQRLKAIKEFSDLGSGYQLAMRDMEIRGVGNILGIEQSGQMETIGFDLYMELLQETIAEIQGQEIPSVDDTQIDLPVTAFIPGDWITDPDEKINAYRLATQCQNNDELVQFASNLVDRYGTLPKAVESLIEVMKLKIIAKKCGFSRIKLSKPNVELETMMDEPAFRLLRKGLANHLHGRFIYKKGDRFSTVIIRGLGILDSDKLLDQLTDWLKLMNSEINHR
- a CDS encoding TerC family protein; translation: MDSASLRSLTPLLDGIDRWVELAPLLPIIISLELILSADNAVALASITKNLNNIDLQKRALNIGIFIALILRIFVILTAQFFLNFWPVKLIGGIYLLSLSITKLISKNNNESINDDNSTGIKSLFKVILLLSVTDLAFSIDSITAAVAISDQFLLVITGAIIGVIALRFTSGLFIKWLQIYINLEKAGYIAVGIIGMKLIIQLLFNQLILPEYLFFLIMLFLFLWGFSRKGSDI
- the fmt gene encoding methionyl-tRNA formyltransferase, producing MKIIFWGTPKYAAENLVNIVKAGQEVVAVITQPDRRRGRGKKLSPSPVKIAAINLGIPVFTTQSIGKDQDTKNILKKFNADLYVVVAFGQILPKEILEQPKLGCWNSHASLLPQWRGAAPIQWSILNDDAKTGICIMSMEEGLDTGPVIEQEVTLIDDSDNLEILSNRLSKMSSRLLVKSLERIGLAKGLNISSILYELKAIDQSDIYAKPSYARQITKEDYLINWNQEARKIMKRIQGLYPNAYSLYNGKRVKILEANILDNKECYSDKNNLDLIDKIVPGEILVVSKQTGITIMCSDYPIQIKYGQLEGKKATDSYTLSVQSNMLVSNIFGS